A genomic window from Yarrowia lipolytica chromosome 1D, complete sequence includes:
- a CDS encoding uncharacterized protein (Compare to YALI0D07810g, weakly similar to uniprot|Q8J0A3 Cryptococcus neoformans Calcineurin temperature suppressor Cts1, similar to Saccharomyces cerevisiae YNL152W; ancestral locus Anc_2.124), whose translation MDDLLDYGLLIIVFGKGRNLPNRRTLGKQNPYCIARIAHEAKSSPPDIRGGQIPKWDHEVRFNLRDNAEQKQLKLTVLDKNDSKPELIGDTVLDLQPVFDSNPRDGFDQWHELTYKGKYAGEVYLEMTFYPTKPNIPPKVERQKKKKKSKKKNSANTGADPLMQSTMSAIPSDLPPGIVPAGTGSFNDPRAFDQYVPPGYAGHASVNASGLPSLPNQSLPNHSMPALPSQAMNHSVYGAGPGPGTPPPMANSVNSYPMGQSMTASHSMHALGHSRPLPEAVPERSLPDPRMSDSRLPDPRMSDPRLPTIPDPRMVAQDPRMDPRLVGQDPRTPTHRSSGPVNLPSVPTTPSPYREPLSHSRSADPIRRQGNSPVVSSPRYTQGGYASNGSPLRPSSAGYDQSASSSYGRPSSAGMDMPPTSTAARYDIPEPLRQSGHGRRSWGAGDSFPQAHDSRHTPPLRVNRSQNGMNGRDDDLDLTVSMLKNSYGGRSVGASPAHVPSIPTTYERDRAYDRGFEAVPGPAGQTTYSPRGSTGSYSQGGGLNSSGYSPRTSTNSHMTSSTNTMYSDDDGGDNQYKRFLNHKAPALDLPKIPTSPAQGQYGFSVKRKPVGSGASPEKPSTPQPAQGDVMSYAMQRKMASLSLEGDIPFSPDSYSKPSSQQHPGTHADNPNGLSGDDILDVSTYAPEPARGPTRRLPTVPAGQVDPGHAGYKGEGQWDISDQLNAKYSDSVFHAVTQKKKVSRPPPPQEMYRKPQLPPKIPLGMTRDEYYVAEPEYDGYQGY comes from the exons atGGACGACCTTCTTGACTATGGCCTGTTGATTATTGTTTTCGGCAAAGGA CGAAACCTGCCAAATCGACGTACCCTCGGCAAACAAAACCCATACTGCATTGCGCGAATCGCCCACGAGGCCAAATCATCCCCTCCAGACATCAGAGGAGGCCAAATTCCTAAATGGGATCACGAAGTGCGTTTCAACCTGAGAGACAACGCAGAACAAAAACAGCTGAAACTCACGGTGCTGGACAAGAATGACAGCAAGCCCGAGCTCATTGGCGACACGGTGCTCGACCTTCAACCCGTCTTTGACTCCAACCCCAGAGATGGCTTTGACCAGTGGCATGAACTCACATACAAGGGCAAGTATGCCGGAGAGGTCTACCTAGAGATGACTTTCTACCCTACAAAACCAAACATTCCCCCAAAGGTGGagagacagaagaagaagaagaagtcgaagaagaagaattCCGCCAATACTGGTGCTGACCCCCTCATGCAGTCAACCATGTCAGCTATTCCTTCAGACCTACCTCCAGGAATCGTACCTGCTGGAACCGGCTCGTTCAACGACCCCAGAGCATTTGATCAGTACGTTCCCCCGGGCTACGCAGGCCATGCTAGCGTCAACGCCTCCGGTCTGCCTTCTCTGCCAAACCAGTCACTTCCTAACCACTCCATGCCAGCCCTTCCCTCTCAGGCGATGAACCATTCCGTCTACGGAGCAGGCCCAGGCCCAGGAACCCCGCCTCCTATGGCAAACTCCGTGAACTCTTACCCCATGGGCCAGTCTATGACAGCTTCGCATTCAATGCATGCTCTGGGACACAGCAGACCTCTGCCCGAAGCTGTTCCCGAGCGGTCTCTTCCGGACCCGCGGATGAGCGACTCGAGACTCCCAGATCCCCGTATGAGTGACCCTAGACTTCCGACCATCCCGGATCCAAGAATGGTAGCTCAGGATCCACGAATGGACCCTAGACTTGTAGGACAGGACCCCAGAACACCCACTCATCGATCTTCTGGTCCAGTTAATCTTCCCAGCGTGCCCAcgactccttctccataCAGAGAACCGCTGTCGCACTCTCGATCTGCAGACCCCATCAGAAGACAAGGCAACAGTCCGGTAGTGTCGTCTCCAAGATACACGCAAGGAGGTTACGCTAGCAACGGGTCTCCTCTGCGACCGTCTTCTGCTGGCTACGATCAAAGCGCGTCTTCGTCGTATGGAAGACCGTCTTCTGCAGGTATGGATATGCCTCCTACTTCTACAGCTGCCCGGTACGACATTCCCGAACCTCTGCGACAATCGGGACACGGACGACGCTCTTGGGGAGCAGGAGATAGTTTTCCACAGGCCCACGATTCACGACACACTCCTCCTTTGCGAGTTAATCGGTCTCAGAATGGAATGAACGGCCGAGACGACGATCTTGACTTGACTGTCAGCATGCTCAAAAACTCGTACGGAGGACGGTCAGTTGGAGCTTCTCCTGCCCATGTCCCTTCAATCCCCACAACTTATGAACGAGATAGAGCTTATGATAGAGGTTTTGAAGCTGTTCCTGGACCTGCAGGACAAACCACGTACTCTCCTCGAGGCTCCACGGGCTCATATTCTCAAGGGGGAGGTCTCAACAGCTCTGGATATTCGCCCCGAACGTCTACAaacagtcacatgacatcctccacaaacacaatgtactctgatgatgatggaggagacaaTCAGTACAAACGCTTCCTTAACCACAAGGCGCCTGCCCTTGATCTTCCCAAGATTCCTACGTCTCCTGCGCAGGGTCAGTATGGCTTCAGCGTCAAGAGAAAGCCCGTGGGGAGTGGTGCATCCCCTGAGAAACCCTCTACTCCTCAGCCCGCTCAGGGTGATGTCATGTCGTACGCCATGCAGCGAAAGATGgcttctctctctctggaGGGGGACATTCCGTTTTCTCCAGACTCGTACTCAAAGCCTAGCTCACAGCAGCACCCAGGCACTCATGCGGACAACCCCAATGGGCTCTCCGGAGACGATATTCTAGATGTGTCTACGTATGCTCCTGAGCCTGCCAGAGGGCCCACTAGACGTCTTCCTACAGTTCCTGCAGGCCAAGTGGACCCTGGACATGCGGGATACAAGGGCGAAGGCCAGTGGGATATTTCCGACCAGCTCAACGCGAAGTATTCGGACTCTGTGTTCCATGCAGTTactcagaagaagaaggtgagtcgacctcctcctcctcaggaAATGTATCGCAAGCCCCAGCTGCCTCCCAAGATTCCTCTCGGCATGACTCGAGATGAGTACTACGTAGCCGAGCCGGAGTATGATGGCTACCAGGGCTATTAA